In Rheinheimera sp. MM224, one DNA window encodes the following:
- the nirB gene encoding nitrite reductase large subunit NirB, with protein sequence MQQTKQILVIGNGMVGHHFVDQLRAKDPLAQITVLCGEAQLAYDRVHLSGYFSGTSAEQLALTTEEAYQAAGIQYRLNCWVEHINREQQLVVTSQGGQFYYDELVLATGSYAFVPPIPGHDQPHCLVYRTLQDLDAIAQSAAVSKVGVVIGGGLLGLEAANALKQLGLQTHVVEFAPQLMAVQLDQGGGQMLSQKITELGVQVHTGKATQAIVAGAECRYQLQFADGESLETDLVLFSAGIRPYDQLARSCGLVVGEPGGPRGGIVVNDQCQTSDPHIYAIGECALWQQKIFGLVAPGYQMARVVVSQLTGGGHKFTGADMSTKLKLLGVEVGSIGDAHARTPGALSYVFTDPRAQVYKKMVVSKDGKRLLGVVLVGDTSNYDSLLQYALNDMLLPKQPEQLILPAASGAPLAALTLPNSATICSCHNVAKGDIVAAMDSGCCDLVSIKSCTKASTGCGGCTALLKSVVDDELKSRGVEVKNHLCEHFAYSRQELLHLVQVGGIKTFSELLSRHGQGLGCDICKPTVGSILASSWNDYVLKKPHIGLQDTNDTFLANMQKDGSYSVVPRIAGGEITAEKLLVIGQVALDFNLYTKITGGQRIDLFGARLEQLPAIWQRLVDAGFETGHAYGKSLRTVKSCVGSTWCRYGVQDSVGQAIAIENRYKGLRAPHKIKMAVSGCTRECAEAQSKDIGIIATENGWNLYVCGNGGMRPRHADLFATDLDTDTLIRYIDRILMLYIRTADRLQRTSVWMEKLDGGLDYLRKVIIDDELGIAAELENQMAALVNTYACEWKATLDDPQALKRFRQFVNSPDADENIVFVEERAQIRPATAAEKRQWLQQIPIIEVPVKALAEEN encoded by the coding sequence ATGCAGCAGACCAAACAAATTCTGGTGATCGGCAACGGTATGGTGGGACATCATTTTGTTGATCAATTACGTGCCAAAGACCCATTAGCGCAAATTACTGTGCTTTGTGGTGAAGCTCAGCTGGCGTACGACAGGGTGCATTTATCCGGCTATTTCAGCGGCACCAGCGCAGAGCAACTGGCGTTGACGACAGAAGAAGCCTATCAGGCCGCTGGTATTCAGTACCGTTTAAATTGTTGGGTGGAGCACATCAACCGCGAGCAGCAGTTGGTGGTGACCAGTCAGGGCGGGCAGTTTTATTACGACGAGCTGGTGCTGGCGACTGGTTCTTATGCTTTTGTGCCGCCTATTCCTGGTCATGATCAACCGCATTGTCTGGTGTACCGCACTTTGCAGGATTTGGATGCGATAGCGCAAAGTGCTGCTGTAAGTAAAGTCGGGGTGGTAATAGGTGGCGGTTTACTGGGGCTGGAAGCGGCCAATGCGTTGAAACAATTGGGCTTACAAACTCATGTGGTGGAGTTTGCGCCACAACTGATGGCAGTGCAGCTGGACCAGGGCGGCGGTCAGATGCTCAGCCAGAAAATTACAGAGTTGGGTGTGCAAGTGCATACCGGCAAAGCCACGCAAGCCATAGTAGCTGGTGCTGAATGTCGTTATCAGTTGCAGTTTGCCGATGGCGAAAGCTTAGAGACAGATTTAGTGCTGTTTTCCGCAGGGATCCGGCCTTATGACCAGTTGGCGCGCAGCTGTGGTTTAGTTGTCGGCGAACCGGGTGGCCCACGTGGTGGAATAGTCGTTAACGATCAGTGCCAGACGTCTGACCCCCATATTTATGCCATAGGTGAATGTGCCTTGTGGCAGCAAAAGATTTTTGGGCTGGTGGCGCCCGGTTATCAGATGGCGCGTGTTGTGGTAAGTCAATTGACAGGTGGCGGGCACAAATTTACTGGCGCTGATATGAGCACCAAGCTGAAACTGCTGGGTGTGGAAGTGGGTTCTATTGGCGATGCCCATGCCAGAACACCCGGCGCTTTAAGTTATGTGTTTACCGACCCTCGGGCTCAAGTCTACAAAAAAATGGTAGTCAGCAAAGATGGTAAACGCCTGCTGGGGGTTGTGCTGGTGGGCGATACCAGTAACTACGATAGCCTGCTGCAATACGCCTTAAACGATATGTTGCTGCCAAAACAGCCGGAGCAACTGATTTTACCTGCTGCGTCCGGCGCGCCTTTGGCGGCTTTAACTTTACCCAACAGTGCGACCATTTGTTCCTGCCATAACGTGGCGAAGGGCGACATAGTGGCGGCTATGGACTCTGGCTGCTGCGATTTAGTCAGTATCAAAAGCTGCACTAAGGCCAGTACTGGTTGTGGTGGCTGCACGGCTTTGCTCAAATCCGTAGTGGATGACGAGCTGAAAAGCCGTGGTGTTGAAGTGAAAAATCACCTCTGTGAACACTTTGCTTATTCCCGTCAGGAGCTGCTGCATTTAGTTCAGGTGGGTGGTATTAAAACCTTTTCCGAACTGTTAAGCCGCCACGGTCAAGGTTTGGGCTGCGATATTTGTAAGCCAACTGTGGGTTCTATTCTGGCATCGAGCTGGAATGATTATGTGCTGAAAAAGCCTCATATAGGTTTGCAGGACACCAACGATACCTTTCTCGCCAATATGCAAAAAGACGGTTCTTATTCAGTAGTGCCGCGTATTGCCGGTGGCGAAATTACCGCAGAAAAACTGCTGGTGATAGGTCAGGTGGCTTTGGATTTTAATCTCTATACCAAAATTACCGGTGGTCAGCGTATCGACTTATTTGGTGCCCGTTTAGAGCAGTTGCCTGCCATTTGGCAGCGTTTGGTCGATGCGGGTTTTGAGACAGGCCATGCCTATGGCAAGTCGCTGCGTACCGTGAAGTCTTGTGTTGGCAGTACCTGGTGTCGTTATGGCGTGCAGGATAGTGTCGGTCAGGCCATAGCTATTGAAAACCGCTACAAAGGTTTACGAGCGCCACACAAAATCAAAATGGCAGTGTCGGGTTGCACCCGCGAATGTGCTGAAGCACAAAGCAAAGACATTGGCATTATTGCCACCGAAAACGGCTGGAATCTATATGTCTGCGGTAACGGCGGCATGAGACCACGCCACGCCGACTTATTTGCTACCGACCTCGATACCGACACTTTAATTCGCTACATAGACCGCATTCTGATGTTGTATATCCGCACTGCCGACCGTTTGCAGCGCACTTCAGTCTGGATGGAAAAGCTGGATGGCGGTTTGGACTATCTGCGTAAAGTCATTATCGACGACGAGCTGGGAATAGCCGCAGAGCTGGAAAACCAGATGGCGGCCTTAGTGAATACTTATGCCTGTGAGTGGAAAGCCACGCTGGACGACCCACAAGCGCTGAAACGTTTCCGCCAGTTTGTAAATAGCCCTGATGCGGATGAAAACATCGTTTTTGTCGAAGAACGCGCGCAAATCCGCCCAGCTACGGCAGCAGAAAAACGTCAGTGGTTGCAGCAAATTCCTATTATCGAAGTGCCTGTAAAGGCTTTAGCAGAGGAGAACTAA
- a CDS encoding biopolymer transporter ExbD, with protein MNSATQFAFVSLLLVLLLAVLSWRPVATGIDVQHPEKVSGGYCKGSLALKLEALKSDKIRVATGACGAYYDTAENDESQLEDIFFQFSGRKGHEIDEVIVTAAADVPHGQVARLLALVKQQCAECRISVIQD; from the coding sequence ATGAATTCAGCGACGCAGTTTGCTTTTGTCTCTTTATTGTTGGTGTTACTGCTGGCCGTTTTAAGTTGGCGGCCTGTAGCAACAGGAATAGACGTACAGCATCCGGAAAAGGTTAGTGGTGGATATTGCAAAGGTTCTTTAGCACTAAAGCTTGAAGCTTTGAAAAGTGACAAAATTCGGGTTGCCACCGGGGCCTGTGGTGCCTATTACGACACTGCAGAGAACGACGAGTCACAGTTGGAGGATATCTTTTTTCAGTTTTCTGGCCGTAAAGGCCATGAAATAGACGAGGTGATTGTCACTGCTGCGGCAGATGTGCCTCATGGTCAAGTTGCGCGGTTATTAGCGCTGGTGAAACAACAGTGTGCAGAGTGCAGGATTTCAGTGATACAAGACTAA
- a CDS encoding SIMPL domain-containing protein — protein MKKLIGFCLWLSLPTLANVIPTEPHIYVEGYAEQLVYPDQVKTTVDITELNMDPELAKQRVEQKAKALLLALQPLGIGKEHISAAPLSIEVEYDYENKKKIPQGTRVGWTVEITLPEPAKYSLLMDVLVKAGINDILNSVGVIKDERAIKKQVAMLALKEARQKAEDMAATQDKKIKDVYSISEFKTRSEAQYNLTPTQSIDGALSSESFDELSVTGVRRQAVFEVSAMKASAVVYVVYTLK, from the coding sequence ATGAAAAAGCTAATAGGTTTTTGTTTGTGGTTAAGTTTGCCCACATTGGCCAATGTGATCCCAACTGAGCCTCATATTTATGTCGAGGGTTATGCGGAGCAACTGGTGTATCCGGACCAGGTGAAAACGACTGTTGATATCACTGAACTAAATATGGACCCGGAGTTGGCCAAGCAAAGGGTGGAGCAAAAAGCCAAGGCTCTGTTGTTAGCACTTCAGCCTTTGGGCATAGGGAAAGAACACATTAGTGCTGCACCTTTGAGTATTGAAGTTGAATATGATTATGAAAATAAGAAGAAAATACCTCAAGGTACAAGAGTTGGCTGGACTGTGGAAATTACGTTACCTGAGCCAGCCAAATACTCCCTGTTAATGGATGTACTGGTAAAAGCAGGCATCAACGATATTTTGAATAGTGTTGGCGTGATAAAAGATGAGCGGGCGATTAAAAAGCAAGTGGCTATGCTGGCGTTAAAAGAAGCACGACAAAAGGCTGAAGATATGGCCGCGACTCAGGACAAAAAAATCAAAGATGTTTATTCGATTAGTGAGTTTAAGACTCGTTCGGAAGCGCAATACAACTTAACGCCAACTCAATCAATAGATGGAGCATTGAGCAGTGAATCTTTCGACGAGCTATCCGTAACTGGCGTCCGGCGACAAGCTGTTTTTGAAGTCAGCGCTATGAAAGCCAGTGCTGTTGTTTATGTGGTCTATACCCTGAAGTAA
- a CDS encoding S41 family peptidase has translation MISLLKTQCLAWALILAVVFPFFVQANTPLSPAERAASIDGIVHILNQQYVFPETALKVSALLQQQEQNGALAAITTQEQFADKVGALMRQYSGDGHLNLALIAEQGGVSHRLTETEERKINNFAFEQARILQGNVGYLKLHKFWQAEEAHKVGHAALVFLSHSDHIVIDLRDSGGGSPQLVQYLISHFVPEGTLLWDLLDRNGKSTEQVRSLAVPDSELLKTKPLYILQSDGLVSAGEFFSYTLQQLGRAVVIGETSVGLAHYTGAAQVNDWLFVRIPMYRPINPVTGTNFEGVGVEPNIKVTAEMALYTALRLANKGR, from the coding sequence ATGATTTCTTTATTAAAAACACAGTGCCTTGCTTGGGCGCTGATTCTTGCTGTCGTTTTTCCATTTTTTGTTCAGGCAAATACCCCTCTTTCTCCAGCCGAACGTGCGGCCAGTATTGATGGCATTGTTCATATATTGAATCAACAGTATGTATTCCCCGAAACTGCGCTAAAAGTCAGCGCGCTGTTGCAGCAGCAAGAGCAAAATGGTGCTTTGGCTGCTATCACCACTCAGGAGCAGTTTGCTGACAAGGTTGGCGCTTTAATGCGTCAATACAGTGGTGATGGCCATTTGAATCTGGCGTTAATAGCTGAACAAGGTGGGGTTTCACATCGTTTAACCGAGACAGAAGAGCGCAAAATCAATAACTTTGCTTTTGAACAGGCGCGTATTCTGCAGGGTAATGTGGGTTATCTGAAGCTGCATAAGTTCTGGCAGGCCGAAGAAGCGCATAAAGTCGGTCATGCCGCATTGGTGTTTCTAAGCCACAGTGATCATATTGTGATTGATTTGCGTGACAGCGGCGGCGGTTCGCCTCAATTGGTTCAATATTTGATTAGCCACTTTGTGCCGGAAGGCACCTTGTTATGGGACCTTTTGGATCGCAATGGCAAAAGTACAGAACAAGTACGAAGCCTGGCCGTGCCGGATTCAGAACTGCTAAAAACTAAGCCGCTGTACATTCTGCAAAGTGACGGGCTGGTCAGTGCGGGTGAGTTTTTCAGCTATACGCTGCAACAGCTTGGTCGTGCTGTAGTGATAGGTGAAACCAGCGTTGGTCTGGCTCATTACACAGGCGCAGCTCAAGTCAACGACTGGCTTTTTGTGCGCATTCCAATGTACAGGCCGATCAATCCAGTCACAGGCACTAACTTTGAAGGTGTTGGAGTGGAACCGAATATAAAAGTGACGGCAGAGATGGCGTTGTATACGGCTTTACGGTTGGCGAATAAGGGCCGTTAG